The genomic interval ATAAGACCGTTCCCTCGCCGCCGAAGGGCAGGAACAGGGATCGTCAGGCGTCCAGACAGGTACTGACCGGTCAGCGAGCTCTTGTGTCGGATGATGTCGCGGGGGCTGCCGCACGCGACGACTCGCCCACCAGAGACCCCTGCCCCTGGACCCAGATCGATGACGTAGTCGGCGTCGCGGATCGTCTCTTCGTCATGCTCCACGACCAGGACGGTGTTCCCCAGATCGCGGAGCCGCTTCAGGGTATCCAGGAGGCGAGCATTATCCCGTTGATGCAGGCCGATACTCGGCTCGTCCAGGATGTACAGGACACCCACCAGCGAACTGCCGATCTGAGTCGCCAACCGGATCCGCTGCGCCTCTCCGCCGGCCAGAGTGGCCGCCGTTCGGTTCAGGGTCAGGTAATCGAGGCCGACGTTCACGAGGAACGTCAGACGCTCCCGCAGTTCCTTCAGGATGCGGCGGGCAATCTCACGGTCTTTTTCGCTGAGCTGCAGGTCCTGGAAGAACTGCAGTCCCGCCTTAACTGAGTAGCGCGTCACGTCCGCGATGGACTTGCCATCTACCTTGATGGCCAGCGACTCCCGCCGCAGGCGCGCCCCTTGACAAGACGGACAGGGGCGGATGCTGGCCAACCGCTTGACGTAGTTTTCGATCTCCTCCCGCACCTTGGACGAGGAGGTCTCCTTGTAGCGGCGGTCCAGATAGTGGATGTTCGGACCCCCGTGCCACGGCTCCAGGATACCGGGAAGATCGTCCATCCGACCGTCCAGCTTTGTGCCCAGGCCGTCGCACGTAGGACAGGCGCCGTGCGGATTATTAAAGGAGAAGATGCGAGGGCTGATCTCCGGATAGCTGACGCCACAGTCGATGCAGGCCAGTCGCTCGGAGAAGGTCAGATCCTTCGACGGCTCGAGGAGATTGACAACCACAATCCCCTCGCTGAGCTTGAGCGCAGTCTCGAGCGAATCGGCCAGTCGTTTTCGAATATCCGTCTTCAAAACGAGCCGATCTACCACGACCTCGATCGTATGCTTCTTGTTTTTGGCCAGTTCGATCGATTCCTCAAGCTCCCGAAGCTTGCCGTCGACACGGACGCGCACGAACCCCTGCCGGCGCAGGTCAGCGAAGATCTGGCGGTATTCCCCCTTCCGCCCTCGCACGACCGGAGCCAGGATCTGGAACTTACTTCCATCCGGCAGCGTCATCACCTGGTCCACGATCTGCTGCACCGTCTGGGACGCGATCGGTTTGCCGCAGGCGTAGCAGTGCGGCTTACCCACCCGAGCAAACAGAAGACGGAGATAATCATAGATCTCCGTCACTGTCGCGACGGTTGAACGGGGGTTTTTGCTGGTGGTCTTCTGCTCGATGGAGATCGCCGGCGAGAGCCCCTCGATCAGGT from Candidatus Methylomirabilis tolerans carries:
- the uvrA gene encoding excinuclease ABC subunit UvrA, with the translated sequence MASNKILIRGAREHNLQSIDLEIPRDKLVVITGVSGSGKSSLAFDTIYAEGQRRYVESLSTYARQFLEQMDKPDVDLIEGLSPAISIEQKTTSKNPRSTVATVTEIYDYLRLLFARVGKPHCYACGKPIASQTVQQIVDQVMTLPDGSKFQILAPVVRGRKGEYRQIFADLRRQGFVRVRVDGKLRELEESIELAKNKKHTIEVVVDRLVLKTDIRKRLADSLETALKLSEGIVVVNLLEPSKDLTFSERLACIDCGVSYPEISPRIFSFNNPHGACPTCDGLGTKLDGRMDDLPGILEPWHGGPNIHYLDRRYKETSSSKVREEIENYVKRLASIRPCPSCQGARLRRESLAIKVDGKSIADVTRYSVKAGLQFFQDLQLSEKDREIARRILKELRERLTFLVNVGLDYLTLNRTAATLAGGEAQRIRLATQIGSSLVGVLYILDEPSIGLHQRDNARLLDTLKRLRDLGNTVLVVEHDEETIRDADYVIDLGPGAGVSGGRVVACGSPRDIIRHKSSLTGQYLSGRLTIPVPALRRRGNGLILTIVGAREHNLKNIEVEIPLGVLTCVTGVSGSGKSTLVNEILRRALDRQLYGSRERPGEHDKILGAEHIDKVIDIDQSPIGRTPRSNPATYTGVFGFIRELYALVPESRIRGYKLGRFSFNVKGGRCEACQGDGLIQIEMHFLPDVHVTCEVCKGARYNRETLEIVYKGKSIADVLDMTVEEALAFFQPVPKIKEKLQTLFDVGLGYIKLGQSATTLSGGEAQRVKLSRELSKRGTGQTLYILDEPTTGLHFHDISQLLEVLHRLTDVGNTVLVIEHNLEVIKTADWIIDLGPEGGDEGGQVVVAGQPEDVATHPTSYTGQFLKRVL